A single Arthrobacter sp. ERGS1:01 DNA region contains:
- a CDS encoding IS481 family transposase has translation MSSFDQNRVVVLAVLETGLSPAEAARRFKVSRQWVHVLLIRYAQGGEAGLEPRSRRPATNPAATPEEVRARIRELRDELAAAGLDAGAESIADRLGREGVRVPAVSTIWRVLRAAQLVVPQPQKRPRSSWHRFEAAQPNQTWQSDFTHWVLADGTDTEVISWLDDCSRYLLHISAHPRVTGITVTTSFTKTAEEYGYPASTLTDNGMVYTTRFAHGKGGPNAFEYLLKRLGISQKNGAPYHPQTQGKIERFHQTLKKWLAIQPPARTRVDLDAQLARFQHIYNHERPHRALERKTPAEVYTSLPKAVPAQAQDQHWRVRYDKIDSTGTVSLRYSGAMRHLAIGRTHQGKRVIVLIAGPDVMIADIMTGEILAEHTIDRNKSYQPKKKQKLPPEGESFCQ, from the coding sequence ATGTCGTCTTTTGATCAGAATCGGGTCGTTGTCCTTGCCGTCCTTGAGACGGGATTGTCTCCTGCGGAGGCGGCACGCCGTTTCAAGGTCAGTCGGCAATGGGTCCATGTCTTGCTCATACGCTACGCACAGGGCGGTGAGGCGGGACTGGAGCCTCGCTCGCGGCGCCCGGCCACGAATCCGGCGGCTACCCCGGAAGAGGTGCGGGCCAGGATCCGGGAACTTCGTGATGAATTGGCGGCGGCCGGGTTAGATGCCGGCGCGGAATCCATTGCCGACCGGCTCGGTCGTGAAGGGGTCCGTGTTCCCGCGGTTTCGACGATTTGGCGGGTCTTGCGGGCCGCGCAGCTAGTGGTTCCGCAGCCGCAGAAACGTCCTCGTTCCTCCTGGCACCGTTTTGAAGCAGCCCAACCTAACCAGACATGGCAGTCCGACTTCACCCACTGGGTGCTGGCGGACGGGACCGATACCGAGGTCATTTCCTGGCTCGATGACTGCTCCCGGTACCTGCTCCATATCAGCGCTCACCCGCGCGTCACCGGGATCACTGTCACGACCTCGTTCACCAAAACCGCCGAAGAATACGGGTATCCGGCCTCGACACTGACCGATAACGGCATGGTCTACACAACTCGTTTCGCGCACGGCAAAGGCGGGCCCAATGCGTTCGAGTATCTGTTGAAGCGGCTCGGGATCAGCCAGAAGAACGGTGCCCCGTACCATCCACAAACGCAAGGGAAGATCGAGCGCTTCCATCAAACCCTCAAGAAATGGTTAGCGATACAACCCCCAGCAAGGACCCGCGTGGATCTGGATGCGCAGCTGGCACGCTTCCAACACATCTACAACCACGAGCGACCGCACCGGGCCCTGGAGCGGAAAACACCGGCGGAGGTATACACCTCACTACCCAAAGCAGTACCGGCCCAAGCCCAGGATCAACACTGGAGGGTTCGCTACGACAAGATCGACAGCACCGGCACGGTGAGCCTGCGCTACTCAGGGGCAATGCGCCACCTGGCTATCGGCCGGACCCACCAGGGCAAGCGCGTAATCGTGCTGATCGCGGGCCCCGACGTCATGATCGCCGACATCATGACCGGCGAGATCCTCGCCGAACACACCATCGACCGCAACAAAAGCTACCAACCCAAGAAAAAACAAAAGCTCCCTCCCGAAGGAGAGAGCTTCTGTCAATGA